A window of the Rhizobium brockwellii genome harbors these coding sequences:
- a CDS encoding sugar transferase produces the protein MTWEAHSFEAWSRVGRSAKGGDLHSSRPRAAGRSSKRALDLLIAVTALIMLSPLLLIVAMIVKISDRGPIFYSHTRIGVGGTPFGCLKFRTMKTNAGAQLAELLQNNPAARSEWEETRKLKDDPRITAVGDILRRSSIDELPQLINIVRGDMSLVGPRPITAEELPRYGEHIWAYMAVRPGLTGHWQTSGRNDVSYEYRVSLDVHYLSNWSLGRDFIIIAKTIPALFSQRGSY, from the coding sequence ATGACATGGGAAGCACATAGTTTCGAGGCTTGGTCGCGTGTCGGACGGTCCGCGAAAGGCGGCGATCTCCATTCGTCCCGGCCTCGTGCGGCAGGCAGATCGTCGAAGCGCGCGCTAGACCTTCTCATTGCAGTCACGGCCCTGATTATGCTTTCCCCGCTTCTGTTGATCGTCGCGATGATCGTGAAGATAAGCGACCGCGGCCCGATCTTCTATTCCCATACGCGCATCGGCGTCGGCGGTACGCCGTTCGGATGCCTCAAGTTTCGCACGATGAAGACCAATGCGGGTGCTCAGCTTGCCGAATTGCTGCAAAACAACCCGGCTGCGCGAAGCGAATGGGAAGAGACACGCAAGCTGAAGGACGATCCGAGGATCACGGCCGTCGGTGATATCCTCAGGCGGTCGAGCATCGACGAGCTTCCCCAACTGATCAATATCGTGCGTGGCGACATGAGCCTTGTCGGTCCCCGGCCGATCACCGCCGAGGAATTGCCGCGCTACGGCGAGCATATATGGGCCTATATGGCCGTCCGCCCGGGCCTGACCGGTCACTGGCAGACCAGCGGGCGCAATGATGTCAGTTACGAGTACCGAGTTTCCCTCGACGTTCACTATCTCAGCAATTGGTCGCTCGGCCGGGACTTCATCATCATTGCCAAGACCATTCCCGCGCTGTTTTCCCAGCGCGGCTCGTATTGA
- a CDS encoding polysaccharide biosynthesis tyrosine autokinase has protein sequence MTSSTIFSGVSPISLPAAATGGNSPLTLRDMLFFLRMRWLWIAATTFAFLVLAGSYVLTAEPTFVANTQLVIFPQVSGSEAQRAFAEDAFIEGQLEIAKSSDVVGGTVTALGLDTDPDFVDQTPSLQVRAKNWLMGASSEPDTASQEAAGAGLPGTQPQQQIEDGRIHDRAIATLLNMMGVRRIGSSTIIEISAAASTPQKAVDIADTLAGQYIQKNIAMKANASRQYSEWLTRFVSEQQRGLAEAASALASFMSNPRDQFKLAELQSATDARRTLYENTLNQLTEARQRITYPVSDATIVSRATLPLSKARPRSTLIIAFAAAVGLGVGFALAMIRHAGDRRIVRPNQIAEAGGLPFVTLLATSRTRNGHSARFLAAGTSSSGTAAAYPVIPGMAELSATVVGLRRKRRVVIGIVAVNPGSGASTIACELAVLSSITGAHTLLIDAAAQKSSLSKSIAPQSSTGLVDVLDNGELIQTAALPLTPTLKFLPLGKVEAVTPAIRLSSRRTQLSFADLKKEFDAIFVDISAFAASPDANAIAPELDGVLVVTSHGRTSIDDTMRVIDTLRNVGAEILGAVINHAPERMQS, from the coding sequence ATGACCTCAAGCACGATCTTCAGCGGTGTTTCTCCGATATCTCTGCCTGCCGCAGCCACCGGCGGGAATTCGCCGCTCACCTTGCGGGATATGCTCTTCTTTCTCAGAATGCGCTGGCTGTGGATTGCGGCGACGACTTTCGCTTTCCTCGTATTGGCAGGGAGCTACGTGCTGACCGCCGAACCGACGTTCGTTGCCAACACGCAACTTGTGATCTTCCCCCAGGTCAGCGGCTCCGAAGCACAGAGGGCTTTCGCGGAAGATGCGTTCATCGAGGGACAGTTGGAGATCGCCAAATCCAGCGATGTCGTCGGTGGAACGGTAACCGCACTTGGTCTCGATACCGATCCTGACTTTGTCGATCAGACGCCTTCGCTGCAGGTCAGGGCAAAGAACTGGTTGATGGGCGCTTCTTCCGAACCGGATACGGCATCGCAGGAAGCGGCGGGCGCAGGACTGCCTGGCACACAGCCGCAACAGCAGATCGAGGACGGGCGGATCCATGACCGGGCGATCGCCACGCTGCTGAACATGATGGGAGTACGCCGGATCGGGAGTTCGACGATTATCGAGATATCGGCTGCAGCATCGACCCCGCAAAAGGCCGTCGACATCGCCGACACGCTCGCCGGGCAGTATATCCAGAAGAATATCGCGATGAAGGCCAATGCGTCCCGACAATACAGCGAATGGCTGACGAGATTCGTCAGCGAGCAGCAGCGCGGACTGGCCGAAGCTGCCAGTGCCCTGGCCAGCTTCATGAGCAATCCGCGCGATCAGTTCAAGCTTGCGGAACTGCAGAGCGCGACTGACGCCCGCCGCACCCTCTATGAAAATACCTTGAATCAGCTGACCGAAGCCAGGCAGCGCATCACTTATCCGGTGTCCGATGCCACGATCGTCTCTCGGGCGACCCTGCCTCTTTCGAAAGCCAGACCACGCAGCACGCTCATCATCGCCTTTGCGGCAGCGGTTGGTCTTGGCGTCGGCTTCGCACTCGCCATGATCAGACACGCCGGCGATCGCCGGATCGTCCGGCCCAATCAGATCGCGGAAGCCGGTGGGCTGCCCTTTGTCACTTTGCTGGCGACATCGAGGACCCGCAATGGTCACTCCGCGCGTTTCCTCGCCGCCGGTACCAGCAGCAGCGGCACCGCAGCCGCCTATCCAGTTATTCCAGGCATGGCGGAGCTGAGCGCTACGGTCGTCGGTCTTCGACGCAAACGCCGGGTCGTCATTGGAATCGTCGCGGTCAATCCCGGCAGCGGAGCCTCAACCATAGCATGCGAACTTGCAGTGCTGTCGTCGATAACAGGAGCTCACACGCTGCTGATCGATGCGGCTGCGCAGAAGTCGTCACTCAGCAAATCGATCGCGCCCCAAAGTTCCACTGGCCTCGTCGATGTTCTCGACAATGGCGAACTGATCCAGACGGCGGCATTGCCCCTCACCCCGACGCTGAAATTCCTTCCCCTCGGCAAGGTCGAAGCGGTGACGCCGGCCATTCGCCTGAGTTCCCGCCGCACACAGTTGAGCTTCGCCGATCTGAAAAAGGAATTCGACGCCATATTCGTCGACATTTCCGCATTCGCCGCTTCGCCGGATGCCAATGCAATCGCGCCAGAGCTGGACGGTGTCCTCGTGGTCACCTCGCATGGGCGCACCTCGATCGACGATACCATGCGCGTCATTGACACACTGCGAAATGTCGGCGCGGAGATCCTCGGCGCAGTCATCAACCATGCACCGGAAAGAATGCAGTCATGA
- a CDS encoding glycosyltransferase family 2 protein codes for MTSPSAEAIRQDGPIGPAPVPCRAKAMAGHARRPLRMAVGIASAGRPSILKETVDYLAALPDQAERLIVCVPVIDDAAGLADRPDVEVIVGSRGLTSQRNRIIQAAAADTDVLIFLDDDFIPAAAFLSRMAAVFAANPDVAIATGEVLADGILDGGLSMSNALQVLETAAEGAEQVTEVYNAYGCNMAVRLSPILEHALAFDEQLPLYGWLEDVDFSRSIARYGRSVRVEGACGVHLGVRSGRQPGRRLGYSQVANPVYLIRKGTMSKGRAITQIGRNILANMRGLLFNDRLIDRWGRLNGNLLALSDLLVSRASPSRILEFGNPSPREMPSASITTKRR; via the coding sequence ATGACCTCGCCTTCGGCAGAAGCAATCAGGCAGGACGGCCCGATCGGACCGGCGCCTGTTCCTTGCCGTGCTAAAGCCATGGCGGGCCACGCGCGCCGACCATTGCGAATGGCTGTGGGGATTGCTTCGGCAGGCCGCCCCTCGATACTCAAGGAGACCGTCGACTATCTCGCCGCCCTGCCGGACCAGGCCGAGCGGCTGATCGTCTGTGTACCCGTGATCGACGACGCCGCCGGGCTCGCCGACCGCCCCGATGTGGAAGTCATCGTCGGCAGCCGTGGCCTGACCTCTCAGCGCAACAGGATCATCCAGGCGGCCGCCGCCGATACGGATGTTCTGATCTTCCTGGATGACGACTTCATTCCCGCAGCAGCCTTCCTGTCGCGGATGGCAGCTGTCTTTGCGGCAAACCCCGACGTGGCGATCGCCACCGGTGAAGTTCTGGCCGATGGCATCCTCGACGGCGGCCTCAGCATGTCAAACGCCCTGCAGGTTCTTGAAACTGCGGCCGAAGGAGCCGAGCAGGTGACGGAAGTCTATAACGCCTACGGATGCAACATGGCGGTTCGCCTTTCACCCATTCTCGAGCACGCGCTGGCCTTTGATGAACAACTGCCACTCTACGGCTGGCTCGAGGATGTCGATTTCAGCCGGTCCATTGCCCGCTACGGCAGGTCGGTGCGTGTCGAAGGCGCCTGCGGCGTGCATCTCGGCGTCAGATCCGGGCGCCAGCCCGGCCGAAGACTCGGCTATTCGCAGGTTGCCAATCCTGTCTACCTGATCCGGAAGGGCACGATGTCGAAGGGCCGCGCCATCACGCAGATCGGCCGTAACATCCTGGCGAATATGCGGGGTCTATTGTTCAATGACCGCTTGATCGACCGCTGGGGACGTTTGAACGGCAATTTGCTGGCGCTGTCCGATCTTCTTGTCAGCCGCGCCTCTCCGTCCCGCATTCTCGAATTCGGCAATCCCTCGCCGCGCGAGATGCCTTCGGCGTCGATCACAACGAAACGGAGATAG
- a CDS encoding polysaccharide biosynthesis/export family protein: MQRTFLSDRLISAALALLVFSCVTGWSVAHAENYTLVPEDQVRLRVVEWRSSDSRYASWEALGGTYTVDDAGNLAIPIAGQVQAIGKTTEQVSDAIATALAEKAELPGKPFIAVEIAQHAPIFVTGTVQTPGRYAFEADMTVMKAVSIAGGFLREREENTVFERDRIQAAGAYRTAILNRRDLLMRQARLRAEIAGEQSFEIPAELAGAPDIDKLKAQELNLMRLRRVDIESQIDAASDLTRLYGQQVQSLEAKINSQKRQIDLAQKELDNVNSLVSKGLASNSRQVSVDRGVADAQGTLIDLEVALTTARQGLSEADRSKINIVNRQNSENQELLNQVNLAIGRAAIDIQVAQLLGEQAGYSAQLAQMNMDTPGLGRAQKNYRIVRRNDDGTYRNIEADETTNLRPHDVVEIGIDTDLQTSSPTLQLQSAPQQQSLAVPLSDVAGDNQTAPGWISQTGSN, translated from the coding sequence ATGCAGCGCACATTCTTGTCCGATCGCCTCATCTCCGCCGCCCTTGCCTTGCTGGTATTTTCCTGCGTGACCGGCTGGAGCGTCGCCCATGCGGAAAACTATACCCTCGTGCCTGAAGATCAGGTGAGACTGCGTGTCGTCGAATGGCGATCGTCGGATTCCCGGTATGCCAGCTGGGAAGCACTCGGCGGGACATATACAGTCGATGATGCCGGCAATCTGGCAATCCCGATCGCCGGCCAGGTGCAAGCGATCGGGAAGACGACGGAACAGGTTTCCGATGCGATCGCCACTGCGCTCGCCGAAAAGGCAGAACTGCCTGGAAAGCCATTCATCGCCGTGGAAATTGCCCAGCATGCGCCGATTTTCGTGACCGGGACGGTGCAGACCCCCGGGCGCTATGCTTTTGAGGCCGATATGACGGTCATGAAGGCCGTCAGCATCGCCGGCGGCTTCCTTCGCGAGCGCGAGGAGAATACCGTCTTCGAGCGCGACCGGATCCAGGCTGCCGGCGCCTATCGAACGGCCATTCTCAACCGGCGCGATCTTCTGATGCGTCAGGCGCGGTTGCGCGCCGAAATCGCCGGCGAACAAAGTTTCGAGATCCCCGCCGAACTCGCCGGAGCGCCCGATATAGACAAGCTGAAGGCGCAGGAATTGAACCTGATGCGGCTGCGACGTGTCGATATTGAAAGCCAGATCGATGCGGCGAGCGACCTCACCCGTCTCTACGGCCAGCAGGTCCAGTCGCTCGAGGCCAAGATCAATTCGCAAAAGCGGCAGATCGACCTCGCGCAAAAGGAACTGGATAATGTCAACAGCCTGGTGAGCAAGGGCCTAGCCAGCAATTCCCGTCAGGTCTCGGTCGACCGCGGGGTCGCGGATGCACAAGGCACCCTGATCGATCTCGAAGTCGCCCTGACTACGGCTCGCCAGGGGCTCAGCGAAGCCGATCGTTCGAAGATCAATATCGTCAATCGGCAGAACAGTGAAAACCAGGAACTGCTGAACCAGGTCAATCTCGCGATCGGCAGGGCGGCGATCGACATTCAAGTGGCCCAGCTTCTCGGCGAGCAGGCTGGCTACAGCGCTCAACTCGCCCAGATGAACATGGACACGCCGGGTCTTGGCAGAGCGCAGAAGAACTACAGGATCGTGCGCCGCAACGACGATGGCACTTATCGCAATATTGAGGCGGACGAGACGACCAACTTGCGGCCGCATGATGTCGTCGAAATCGGCATCGACACGGATCTCCAGACGTCGTCGCCTACGCTGCAGTTACAGTCCGCGCCACAGCAGCAAAGCTTGGCAGTCCCGCTGTCTGATGTAGCAGGCGACAATCAAACGGCTCCCGGCTGGATATCCCAGACGGGATCGAATTAG
- a CDS encoding glycosyltransferase family 8 protein, with amino-acid sequence MNNQCVVYVTDVEYSFPTILSALQARKFASPATDVCVLLSEPLDNFAELKAVLAASGVELIDATEALQTSLSKLDGSHFSRRISVSAMAKLVLCDVLPAHYTQIIYLDGDTQIVSDLGEFETTVVPEGKFFAARDYLAIADFLNAGKDSHYFNTGVLKFNRNGWIGQEAFELFVKNPEACDGRHDQGALNYVSGSSLILISNRWNFPKQFLHLVTMSSLSIVHYMAHPKPWHGTFFPWTDMESQVYVDLRKAHPAYNALYRGITFDRKMLYKYRSMRERIKHTIQRDGPNPRVQSLLVGDYVV; translated from the coding sequence ATGAACAACCAGTGCGTCGTCTACGTCACGGATGTCGAGTATTCATTTCCGACCATTCTCTCGGCGCTTCAGGCTCGCAAATTCGCAAGCCCCGCGACCGATGTCTGCGTTCTGCTGTCGGAACCTCTGGATAACTTCGCAGAATTGAAAGCCGTGCTCGCAGCGAGCGGGGTCGAACTGATCGACGCGACCGAAGCGCTGCAGACGTCGCTCAGCAAGCTCGATGGCTCGCATTTCAGCAGGCGCATCAGTGTCAGCGCAATGGCCAAGCTGGTTCTTTGCGATGTCCTGCCTGCTCACTACACCCAGATCATCTACCTCGACGGAGATACGCAGATCGTCAGCGATCTCGGTGAGTTTGAAACTACCGTCGTGCCTGAAGGCAAGTTTTTCGCGGCGCGTGACTACCTTGCGATAGCCGACTTCCTCAACGCGGGAAAGGATAGCCACTATTTCAACACAGGCGTCCTGAAATTCAATCGCAACGGCTGGATCGGGCAGGAGGCGTTCGAGCTTTTTGTGAAGAATCCCGAGGCCTGCGACGGCAGACACGACCAGGGCGCATTGAACTATGTCTCCGGCTCCTCGCTCATCCTCATATCGAACCGCTGGAACTTTCCCAAGCAGTTCCTTCATCTCGTGACCATGTCCTCCCTGTCGATTGTCCATTATATGGCGCATCCGAAGCCGTGGCATGGAACCTTCTTTCCGTGGACAGACATGGAAAGCCAAGTCTATGTCGATCTGCGCAAAGCGCATCCGGCCTATAACGCGCTCTATCGCGGAATCACCTTCGACCGAAAAATGCTGTACAAATATCGGTCGATGCGCGAGCGCATCAAACACACGATCCAGAGGGACGGACCCAATCCCCGAGTCCAGAGCCTGCTGGTTGGCGACTATGTCGTATGA
- a CDS encoding glycosyltransferase family 2 protein, whose protein sequence is MTLSASVASISHYAKARFRRSLKAKQVHYDLMRGGLKQARHVVICVIRDEVHRLAFFLQYYRDLGIEHFICIDNGSTDGTAELLSSFEDVSLVSAHGSYKAARFGNDWINEVINRHCQEKWVLYVDADEFLVYPHCDTRPIDQLTAYIDSVGGRSLRAVMVDMYSPHPVLENVCEPGRNPLEVCNLFDRSGYVSHFDRRSRTIWIKGGVRGRVYFKERLWDGPALNKIPLVYVGGERLFLRSSHQVWPLSLNLGDMRGALGVSGALLHFKFLSTFVHKVADAAHRSQHTEEYTVYSSAEDMEDFVYDDTGTYRSWKDLSDHGLIQGEGWKYWKNASESEV, encoded by the coding sequence ATGACCCTCAGTGCCTCTGTCGCCAGCATCTCGCATTACGCAAAGGCCCGCTTTCGCCGGTCTCTAAAGGCCAAGCAAGTCCATTACGATTTGATGCGCGGCGGGCTGAAGCAGGCACGCCACGTCGTCATCTGCGTTATCCGCGACGAAGTGCACCGGCTGGCTTTCTTCCTGCAATATTACCGCGATCTCGGCATCGAGCATTTCATCTGCATCGACAACGGATCGACGGACGGCACGGCGGAACTGTTGTCCAGCTTCGAGGATGTCTCCCTTGTTTCGGCCCACGGGTCCTACAAGGCAGCTAGGTTCGGAAACGACTGGATCAACGAAGTCATCAACCGGCACTGCCAGGAAAAGTGGGTTCTTTACGTCGATGCCGATGAGTTTCTCGTCTATCCGCATTGCGACACCCGACCGATCGATCAATTGACCGCCTACATCGACTCCGTGGGCGGCCGCTCCCTCCGCGCGGTCATGGTCGATATGTACAGCCCGCATCCCGTTCTCGAAAACGTATGCGAACCCGGCCGCAATCCGCTGGAGGTCTGCAATCTCTTCGACCGGTCAGGTTATGTCTCGCATTTCGACAGGCGCAGCCGGACGATATGGATCAAGGGCGGCGTTCGCGGACGCGTCTATTTCAAGGAGCGCCTCTGGGACGGCCCCGCGCTCAACAAGATACCCCTCGTCTACGTGGGTGGGGAACGTCTGTTTCTCAGATCATCGCACCAGGTCTGGCCGCTCTCCCTGAACTTGGGCGACATGCGCGGAGCACTCGGCGTATCCGGCGCCCTTCTGCATTTTAAGTTCCTGTCGACCTTCGTGCACAAGGTCGCCGATGCGGCACACCGGTCCCAACATACGGAAGAATATACCGTATACTCCTCAGCCGAGGACATGGAGGACTTCGTCTATGACGATACGGGCACCTACAGAAGCTGGAAGGACCTGTCCGATCACGGGCTCATACAGGGTGAAGGCTGGAAATACTGGAAGAATGCTTCCGAGAGCGAAGTCTAA
- a CDS encoding Crp/Fnr family transcriptional regulator gives MDGVISTRDNRPRGNAARTGEAVTCGSAGIVYDGRADLDHEFPFCRSSVRKFRRGEIIAGAGVVLDMFARVQRGMVSASTPLADGREFIVEIVPKGGLIGELEVLRKQSLSLEYRASSDCELHYFDGRLLRDLCANDPQFQVKILSKALARVSELELRIISNAGSSLRQRLARTLLRLSALYRMDAQNSGDELIISQHELAATLPASREKVNQCLRRLRESKVVDGTQGKIRILNRKALEAYAEGAGLA, from the coding sequence ATGGACGGGGTGATCAGCACCAGAGACAACAGACCTAGAGGAAACGCAGCGCGAACAGGCGAAGCGGTTACTTGCGGGTCTGCAGGTATTGTTTACGACGGCCGGGCGGATTTGGATCACGAGTTCCCGTTTTGCCGCTCGAGTGTTCGAAAGTTTCGCCGCGGTGAGATTATTGCCGGCGCTGGCGTCGTCCTCGACATGTTCGCCCGCGTACAGCGCGGAATGGTGAGCGCAAGCACCCCGCTTGCCGATGGACGAGAGTTTATCGTGGAAATCGTTCCGAAAGGCGGCTTGATCGGCGAATTGGAGGTGCTCCGCAAGCAGTCTCTCAGCCTGGAATATCGGGCCTCGTCGGATTGCGAACTGCATTACTTCGACGGTCGGTTGCTGCGGGACCTGTGCGCGAACGATCCGCAATTTCAGGTGAAGATCCTGTCGAAAGCGCTGGCACGTGTTTCCGAACTCGAACTGCGGATCATTTCCAATGCAGGATCGAGTCTAAGGCAGAGACTTGCCCGAACGCTGCTGCGTCTTTCTGCCCTCTACCGAATGGATGCGCAAAATAGCGGCGACGAGCTGATCATCTCCCAGCATGAGCTGGCCGCAACACTGCCGGCGTCGCGTGAAAAGGTCAACCAATGCCTGCGGCGCTTGCGCGAGAGCAAAGTGGTCGACGGAACACAGGGCAAAATCCGCATTCTCAATCGGAAGGCGCTGGAGGCTTATGCCGAGGGGGCGGGTCTCGCCTGA
- a CDS encoding sugar transferase: MAGKNQGINPTGLWRDIARARQERRPFNSSQPRPISRILKRALDIIIAASFLFFLSPLLLSAAVIVTLSDWGPVFNSHRRIGYKGKEFRCLKFRTIGSDATTDAHVTVVGDILRRSSLDKLPQLINVLLGQMSLVGPRAITKEELPRYGEHAYAYMAVRPGLTGHWQTSGHNDVSYRNGISLDVEYLSKWTLTLDFVIMAKTLSALLFRHALLPKADS, translated from the coding sequence GTGGCGGGGAAAAATCAGGGCATCAACCCAACCGGACTTTGGCGGGATATCGCCAGGGCTCGACAGGAAAGGCGTCCATTCAATTCATCACAACCCCGTCCGATCAGCAGAATTCTGAAGCGCGCATTGGACATTATCATTGCGGCAAGTTTCTTATTCTTTCTGTCGCCGCTCCTTCTATCGGCGGCAGTCATCGTCACGCTAAGTGATTGGGGCCCTGTTTTCAATTCCCATCGCAGGATCGGTTATAAGGGAAAAGAGTTTCGTTGCCTCAAGTTTCGGACCATAGGATCCGACGCAACGACCGACGCGCACGTCACGGTCGTCGGCGATATTTTGAGGCGATCGAGCCTCGACAAGCTCCCGCAACTGATTAACGTGTTGCTAGGTCAAATGAGCCTCGTCGGGCCTCGTGCAATTACCAAAGAAGAGCTGCCGCGTTACGGTGAACATGCCTATGCCTACATGGCCGTCCGTCCCGGCCTGACTGGCCATTGGCAAACCAGCGGGCACAACGACGTCAGCTATCGGAATGGAATTTCCCTCGACGTCGAATATTTGTCCAAATGGACGCTCACGCTGGATTTCGTGATCATGGCAAAAACGCTGTCGGCGCTGCTTTTCCGGCACGCGTTGCTGCCCAAAGCGGATTCCTAA
- a CDS encoding acyltransferase family protein, with the protein MYLWSLTRGPDPAMMPPPQCGNGLPFQIESILLKGAQMVLGEKLDLANGRPTGFDYMRLLLAFSVLWIHTARVTYGDDLFLWESSFRPFIKSVLPMFFVLSGFLVAGSLERSKTLISFLGNRFIRIYPALAVEVLLAAFILGAIYTEYDLRDYFTDPQFFTYLMNVTGHIHFNLPGVFLDNPDAAMVNGQLWTVPFELECYAVIAVLFLLGVVRRRVIALIATPALIIAFGIARYWKHESDWATMPTTASGNLLICAFLVGVTFYLYKDKVLWDIRIFLASVAMILWAYWFTSFGDFIAIPAMGYVTVFLGLTSPRKLGVLRGADYSYGVFLYGYPIQQAFIALGPWAHNWWLNGIVCSIVAACFAAFSWRFIEKPALKLRKQVTWLENLSLQRGVKRQLAGAVSK; encoded by the coding sequence ATGTACCTGTGGTCACTGACACGCGGCCCCGACCCGGCAATGATGCCGCCGCCGCAATGCGGCAACGGCTTGCCATTCCAAATCGAGTCAATACTTCTGAAAGGGGCACAGATGGTTCTCGGCGAAAAGCTTGATCTAGCGAACGGGCGACCGACAGGATTCGACTATATGCGATTACTGTTAGCCTTTTCAGTGCTTTGGATACACACGGCCCGCGTCACCTATGGCGACGACCTGTTTCTTTGGGAGTCGTCATTCCGTCCATTTATCAAATCAGTGCTGCCCATGTTCTTTGTCCTGAGCGGGTTCCTGGTGGCCGGCAGTCTTGAACGATCGAAGACATTGATCTCCTTTCTCGGTAATCGATTTATCCGGATCTACCCCGCTCTCGCGGTAGAGGTATTGTTGGCTGCCTTTATACTCGGAGCGATCTACACTGAGTATGACCTGCGTGACTATTTCACCGATCCTCAGTTCTTTACATATCTGATGAATGTCACAGGGCACATTCACTTCAATCTTCCCGGGGTATTCCTGGATAATCCTGACGCCGCAATGGTGAACGGGCAGCTCTGGACGGTGCCCTTCGAGCTTGAGTGCTATGCCGTGATCGCCGTTCTCTTCCTACTCGGCGTGGTCAGGCGGCGGGTGATTGCCCTTATCGCCACGCCGGCGTTGATCATAGCCTTCGGTATTGCAAGATATTGGAAACATGAAAGCGATTGGGCAACCATGCCGACGACCGCGTCGGGCAATCTGCTCATTTGTGCTTTTCTTGTGGGGGTGACCTTCTATCTCTACAAGGACAAGGTTCTTTGGGATATCCGAATTTTCCTCGCCTCTGTGGCAATGATATTGTGGGCCTACTGGTTCACCTCCTTTGGGGACTTCATTGCCATTCCGGCCATGGGATATGTCACGGTCTTCCTTGGTCTTACCTCGCCCCGCAAGCTCGGCGTCCTGCGTGGGGCCGACTACTCCTATGGCGTCTTCCTCTATGGCTATCCGATCCAACAGGCGTTCATAGCGCTTGGCCCCTGGGCGCATAACTGGTGGTTGAACGGCATCGTCTGCAGCATTGTTGCCGCTTGCTTTGCCGCATTCTCGTGGAGATTCATCGAAAAGCCGGCGTTGAAATTGAGGAAACAAGTCACCTGGCTGGAAAACCTCAGTCTCCAACGCGGCGTAAAGCGGCAACTGGCGGGCGCGGTCTCGAAATAA